The following coding sequences are from one Archangium lipolyticum window:
- a CDS encoding DUF2381 family protein: protein MLPPSPGALLALALIAGTTQAVELSSVAHCAATSRIDLAADSTAQASEVCVSPDETTTFVFDSRLAVGAVEFQPEGRLADWAQGKESLSLHVIPKGDFLPGERVRVTVRFADGAAPASATFWLVGHAARGTRRVEVFREPRPAGALKREAAEARAEARQCQEDKARLLAERKEPGGLMGAAWMERGGEFQSKRIWETVKQHPANALRTEDARSYSHLGSVAIRLQLANAGAEPWTVAGAVLKDSTGAEVEFSAWQESAIAPGALGFVVLGVEREQGQLGCPCTLKLWEAQGPRTVTLGNVTFPPVEQARARE, encoded by the coding sequence GTGCTGCCCCCGTCTCCTGGCGCTCTCCTGGCGCTCGCCCTCATCGCTGGCACCACACAGGCCGTCGAGCTGTCCTCCGTTGCCCACTGCGCTGCTACGTCCCGCATTGACTTGGCGGCGGACTCCACGGCGCAGGCGTCCGAGGTGTGCGTGAGCCCGGACGAGACGACAACGTTTGTTTTTGACTCTCGCCTTGCGGTAGGGGCAGTGGAGTTTCAGCCAGAGGGCCGCCTCGCAGATTGGGCTCAAGGTAAGGAGAGCCTGAGCCTCCACGTCATTCCCAAGGGAGATTTTCTGCCGGGGGAGAGAGTCAGGGTAACGGTGCGCTTCGCGGATGGCGCGGCCCCGGCCAGTGCAACCTTCTGGCTGGTGGGCCATGCGGCAAGGGGGACGCGGCGCGTGGAGGTGTTCCGCGAGCCGCGCCCAGCGGGCGCGCTCAAGAGGGAGGCTGCCGAGGCACGGGCCGAAGCGCGCCAGTGTCAGGAGGACAAGGCTCGGCTTCTGGCCGAGCGCAAAGAGCCCGGCGGGCTCATGGGGGCCGCATGGATGGAGCGCGGAGGAGAGTTTCAGTCAAAACGCATTTGGGAGACCGTGAAGCAGCACCCGGCAAACGCACTCAGGACAGAGGACGCCCGAAGCTACAGCCACCTGGGAAGCGTGGCGATACGGCTGCAACTCGCAAACGCTGGAGCCGAGCCCTGGACGGTGGCGGGGGCTGTGTTGAAGGACTCGACGGGCGCGGAGGTGGAGTTTTCCGCGTGGCAAGAGTCGGCCATTGCTCCCGGTGCCCTCGGCTTTGTCGTGTTGGGCGTCGAGAGGGAGCAGGGGCAACTCGGCTGCCCCTGCACCCTCAAGCTATGGGAAGCGCAGGGGCCCCGCACTGTTACCCTCGGAAACGTCACGTTCCCGCCTGTGGAGCAAGCCCGGGCGCGTGAGTAG
- a CDS encoding DUF4238 domain-containing protein, translating into MTDPIKHHYVPQFYLRHFANNRDQVRVVERTSPGRTYICPVRDVASERYFYKLETGSGASLELEKTLSEIESASRAALEGLIAQPFPPSAETREIIGFFVGLQWLRGRDQRDTYNHMADQFAKLILINQPKKALRKHFRDATGRDPTDAEIERLLKKFSATETYKVTPHQNKSIQQMLRMTPGLGRIASARAWQILKFSEPCLITSDSPVVAWTKPGHRDDSYSREGFGTCDEIRFPLDMRHALIMAAEAPAGEIVRDGSPEQARAFNYSIAANSYRRVFHHPDMSPLEGMSLPPTVESRLELDGPITRVVPDDD; encoded by the coding sequence ATGACTGATCCAATTAAGCACCATTACGTCCCACAGTTCTACTTGCGCCACTTTGCCAACAACCGCGATCAAGTCAGGGTCGTTGAACGAACATCTCCGGGCAGAACATACATATGCCCAGTCAGAGACGTGGCGTCTGAGAGGTACTTTTACAAGCTTGAAACGGGGTCAGGAGCATCTCTTGAATTGGAGAAAACCCTAAGCGAGATCGAAAGCGCATCGCGAGCAGCGCTTGAGGGACTGATTGCACAACCGTTCCCTCCATCAGCAGAAACCCGCGAGATAATCGGGTTTTTCGTCGGACTTCAATGGCTACGCGGGCGGGATCAACGGGACACATACAACCACATGGCTGATCAATTTGCAAAACTCATTTTGATAAACCAGCCCAAAAAAGCTTTGCGGAAGCATTTTCGCGACGCAACTGGCCGTGATCCCACTGATGCGGAAATAGAACGACTGCTCAAGAAATTCTCTGCAACCGAAACGTACAAGGTGACTCCACATCAGAATAAATCAATCCAACAAATGCTAAGAATGACTCCAGGACTCGGTCGAATAGCCAGTGCCCGAGCGTGGCAAATACTTAAATTTTCCGAGCCATGTCTAATTACGTCAGATTCGCCAGTGGTTGCATGGACAAAGCCAGGACACCGGGACGACTCCTATTCCCGAGAAGGCTTCGGAACGTGCGACGAAATCCGATTCCCGCTAGATATGCGACATGCCCTCATCATGGCTGCAGAAGCACCTGCCGGAGAAATCGTTCGGGATGGCTCGCCGGAGCAGGCCAGGGCTTTCAATTATTCGATTGCCGCGAATAGCTACCGCCGCGTATTTCATCACCCTGACATGAGTCCGCTTGAAGGAATGTCCCTTCCTCCAACTGTTGAATCGCGACTCGAATTGGACGGCCCAATCACCAGAGTTGTTCCGGATGATGATTAG